A single Halarcobacter anaerophilus DNA region contains:
- the ehuB gene encoding ectoine/hydroxyectoine ABC transporter substrate-binding protein EhuB produces MKKISILLFFLLITNVFGEDALSKYQKSKTITIGFANEIPYGYKDANGELKGEAPTVALAILKKLGITNVKAVVTEFGSLIPGLKAGRFDMISAGMYITPKRCRQVLFSNPTYAIGESFLVKKGNPKNLHSFEDVAKNDSIKLGVMAGAIESTYAKETGIKRSQTINFPDYPSGLAALKTGRIDALAGTHLTMLELAKKEASVQQALPFKDPIIDGKEVKGYGAFGFRRNEPSMKKAFDKELAKYLGTKEHIEAVSVYGFGKATLTNGKTSQELCGK; encoded by the coding sequence ATGAAAAAGATATCAATACTTTTGTTCTTTTTACTGATTACAAATGTTTTTGGTGAAGATGCTTTAAGCAAATATCAAAAGAGTAAAACTATTACAATCGGTTTTGCAAATGAGATACCTTACGGGTATAAAGATGCAAATGGAGAGTTAAAAGGAGAAGCTCCGACTGTTGCTTTAGCAATTTTAAAAAAACTTGGAATTACAAATGTTAAAGCAGTAGTTACCGAATTTGGTTCACTTATCCCGGGACTTAAAGCAGGAAGATTTGATATGATTTCAGCAGGAATGTATATAACACCCAAAAGATGCAGACAAGTTCTTTTTTCAAATCCTACTTATGCAATAGGAGAAAGCTTCTTAGTAAAAAAAGGTAATCCAAAAAATCTTCACAGTTTTGAAGATGTGGCAAAAAATGATTCAATCAAACTTGGAGTAATGGCAGGAGCAATAGAGAGTACTTATGCAAAAGAAACGGGAATAAAAAGATCTCAAACAATAAATTTTCCGGATTATCCAAGCGGTTTGGCAGCACTTAAAACAGGAAGAATCGACGCTTTAGCAGGGACACACTTAACAATGCTTGAGCTTGCAAAAAAAGAAGCTTCGGTTCAGCAGGCACTTCCTTTTAAAGACCCGATAATTGACGGTAAAGAGGTAAAAGGTTACGGAGCATTTGGATTTAGAAGAAATGAACCTTCTATGAAAAAAGCCTTTGATAAAGAGCTGGCAAAATATTTAGGTACTAAAGAGCATATAGAAGCTGTTTCGGTTTACG